A window of candidate division KSB1 bacterium contains these coding sequences:
- a CDS encoding CAP domain-containing protein, with protein sequence MISANGRVQQPGAWSYTDYNDYTFKDFKDYPAASKRIQPDSIDYKLLHAAVFYATNAQRYKKHLPPFQHSPALEYAARAYSLDMVIYDFFSHKSPVTGKTNLADRLSQVGLNMGYRAENIAIAFALEYKSGRPVYTPAQNGGYFSYTHRGPALEYRTYLDVAETVVRQWMNSPGHRRNILNSNLKYLGIGAAFYRQHDFYNMGAFKITQNFSSEDM encoded by the coding sequence TTGATCAGTGCAAATGGCAGAGTGCAACAACCCGGCGCCTGGTCATATACGGATTATAATGATTACACTTTTAAAGATTTTAAGGATTATCCTGCTGCTTCGAAACGGATACAGCCGGATTCAATCGATTACAAATTGCTGCATGCTGCCGTTTTTTATGCCACCAACGCGCAAAGATACAAAAAGCATTTGCCGCCTTTTCAGCATTCTCCGGCACTGGAGTATGCGGCCCGGGCTTATAGCCTGGATATGGTGATATATGATTTTTTTTCGCACAAAAGTCCGGTGACCGGAAAAACGAATCTGGCGGATCGGTTGTCTCAGGTAGGCCTGAACATGGGATACCGCGCTGAAAATATTGCGATCGCATTTGCACTTGAATACAAGTCCGGGCGACCGGTTTACACCCCTGCCCAAAATGGCGGATACTTTAGCTATACTCATCGGGGGCCGGCGCTGGAGTACAGAACCTATCTTGACGTTGCAGAAACTGTGGTTCGTCAGTGGATGAATTCACCCGGACATCGACGAAATATATTAAATAGCAATCTAAAATATCTGGGGATAGGCGCCGCTTTTTATCGCCAGCATGATTTTTATAATATGGGCGCTTTTAAAATAACGCAGAATTTTTCCAGTGAGGACATGTGA